From the genome of Ciona intestinalis unplaced genomic scaffold, KH HT000062.2, whole genome shotgun sequence, one region includes:
- the tgfbr-iib gene encoding transforming growth factor beta receptor precursor (The RefSeq protein has 2 substitutions compared to this genomic sequence), which produces MKCLMLISLLSYLHTGSSIHCRQCSAEIDANDCNSTSCTIPCPTVDCSCLGLCYTNVILNFSGKHSVQAACIQQLCPTRASYLNLYTKRQIEGYCDVSKGVVTCECASDDCNHMISFEPITIDDEDIIIEDKYDLSSIIVGVLVGFLLLCLLVAVVWYSVGRYRRLKDEEFESKLTSGSRLSSDDASLIDGWDDSGKHSYSAYRYSSSVATQYSRGSRGNVLNHNDQHLPIELQKIIGKGRFAEVWKANLQQDASPPQVVSVKVFRLHNYGAWRQEKDMLTESWMRHENIIEFYASEQHTVRGRLQYWLITSYYQEKSLADFLGSNILDWDQFCDMATSIAKGLSYLHAERDDVGRPKIPIAHRDVKSCNILVKDGRRECVLADFGLSLKLDPKLSRDELANAGQVGTSRYMAPELLERLVNLTDIEMFKRVDVYAMALVLWEMANRCETSEGMASPYKPPFGDKINDRPTKDQMLLLVCKERQLPSIPEKWKKHQGLSEFVDTILNETWEYDAEARITASCVLERFKVLRHHGDVIGSDGSDVEDKIRVKAKNESNRISEVISTVV; this is translated from the exons atgaagtgtttaatattaatatccTTGCTGTCATATTTACACACCGGTTCATCCATACATTGTCGGCAATGCAGCGCTGAAATAGATGCCAACGATTGCAATTCAACATCATGTACAATACCTTGTTCCACCGTTGATTGTAGCTGCCTTGGTCTGTGTTACACCAACGTTATTCTAAACTTCTCTGGCAAACACTCCGTACAGGCGGCTTGTATACAACAG tTATGTCCAACAAGAGCCAGCTATCTAAACCTCTACACTAAGCGTCAGATAGAggggtattgtgacgtaagcAAGGGTGTTGTGACGTGTGAATGTGCCTCAGATGACTGCAATCACATGATATCATTTGAACCAATCACAATCGATGACGAAGATATAATAATTGAAGACAAATACG ATTTGTCGTCCATCATCGTTGGTGTCTTGGTAGGATTTCTCCTCCTTTGCCTTCTTGTGGCTGTGGTGTGGTACAGTGTAGGCCGGTATAGAAGGTTAAAAGATGAAGAATTTGAAAGTAAATTGACATCCGGGAGCAGACTATCCTCCGATGATGCGAGTCTTATTGATGGTTGGGATGATAGTGGGAAACATAGTTACTCAGCTTACAG ATATTCATCAAGCGTTGCTACCCAGTATAGTCGTGGGTCACGTGGAAACGTACTCAACCATAACGACCAACATTTACCGATCGaacttcaaaaaataatcG GCAAAGGAAGATTCGCTGAGGTTTGGAAAGCAAATCTACAACAAGATGCTTCTCCTCCTCAAGTTGTTTCAGTGAAAGTATTTCGTCTCCACAATTATGGGGCGTGGAGACAAGAGAAAGACATGCTAACTGAAAG TTGGATGAGACACGAAAACATCATTGAATTTTATGCTTCTGAGCAACACACAGTGCGAGGTCGGTTGCAGTATTGGCTCATAACTTCTTACTATCAAGAGAAAAGTTTAGCTGACTTTTTGGGCTCCAATATTCTTGACTGGGATCAGTTTTGTGACATGGCAACCTCAATAGCTAAAG GGTTATCATACCTGCATGCGGAGAGAGATGACGTGGGTCGCCCCAAGATACCAATCGCCCACAGAGACGTCAAAAGTTGTAACATCCTTGTGAAAGATGGCAGGAGAGAATGCGTGTTGGCTGACTTCGGGCTTTCACTCAAGTTGGACCCGAAGTTGAGTCGTGATGAACTTGCAAACGCTG GCCAGGTTGGAACATCAAGGTACATGGCTCCCGAGTTATTGGAAAGACTGGTTAACCTCACAGATATTGAGATGTTTAAGCGAGTGGACGTTTACGCGATGGCTTTAGTTTTGTGGGAGATGGCGAATCGTTGTGAAACTTCAGAAG GCATGGCGTCTCCGTATAAACCACCGTTTGGAGACAAAATAAACGACCGACCCACCAAAGATCAAATGCTGCTTCTTGTGTGCAAAGAGCGCCAACTACCGAGTATTCCGGAGAAATGGAAAAAGCACCAG GGTCTCTCTGAATTCGTTGACACCATACTGAACGAAACATGGGAATATGACGCTGAAGCTAGAATCACCGCTAGTTGTGTGTTGGAGAGATTTAAAGTATTACGTCATcatggtgacgtcatcggcTCTGACGGCAGTGACGTCGAGGATAAGATTCGTGTGAAAGCCAAGAATGAATCGAACAGAATATCTGAAGTTATTTCAACAGTTGTGTGA
- the LOC100181808 gene encoding uncharacterized protein LOC100181808, which produces MENEKPTKVSRTKLSLLRQKPLEVSTEKSPLLDVERICETPVTSARNDNPKSIFSVSNNNDRQVVKLQRGLLNSKWTSSQSMEEPTNAFEVKPPLAAQPNNETPTQDTPILNPPSKAKSHDEYTKGILAALLGAGVMYGLTGVFVRLAGDHGVGSIETLLVRSMVQFLLFGSLIGAHKISYRPPEGRVWYCVLIAVMYSLATICSFEAFNVIPPGNAIATRGASRTIFAVVLTFLITREKIQIRDGAAVLICMSGIAMIIASSLTSNEKDYVVPHGMSDNKVLVNVYGYILIVVAGITRSLGMITVRKVKGEVHSFSVVLYHSSLTFLISIGLMFVRPFPWPPSAAGIGYMVAVCATSSVATWSSNYAVQLIHPGLAALAQNADLVVSITLEHTILQVAPQLLEILGALLILFGVSGLTFLKWRESKKEAELGDET; this is translated from the exons ACAAAAACCTCTTGAGGTTTCTACTGAAAAATCACCGTTGTTGGATGTTGAAAGAATTTGTGAAACGCCGGTTACATCAG CACGAAACGACAACCCAAAGTCGATATTTTCTGTTTCGAACAACAACGATAGACAAGTAGTGAAACTACAACGAGGTTTGTTGAATAGTAAGTGGACGTCATCTCAATCTATGGAAGAACCAACCAATGCGTTTGAAGTCAAACCTCCGTTGGCTGCCCAACCTAACAATGAAACACCAACGCAAGACACACCGATATTAAACCCGCCATCCAAAGCGAAGTCACACGACGAGTATACGAAAGGCATCCTTGCTGCTCTGTTGGGTGCTGGGGTAATGTATGGGTTGACAGGAGTGTTTGTACGTTTGGCAGGTGATCATGGGGTGGGATCTATTGAGACTCTACTTGTTAGAAGTATGGTTCAG TTTCTTTTATTTGGCTCGTTGATTGGAGCTCACAAGATATCGTATCGGCCACCAGAGGGCAGAGTGtggtattgtgttttaatcgCAGTGATGTACAGCCTTGCCACCATTTGTTCATTTGAAGCTTTCAA CGTCATTCCACCTGGTAACGCAATTGCAACACGAGGGGCTTCAAGGACAATATTTGCTGTGGTTTTAACTTTCCTTATCACACGGGAGAAGATCCAAATAAGAGATGGGGCCGCCGTATTAATATGTATGAGTGGGATCGCAATGATAATAG CTTCCAGTTTGACATCAAATGAAAAAGATTACGTAGTTCCTCATGGGATGTCAGATAACAAGGTCTTAGTGAACGTGTATGGATACATACTTATTGTGGTTGCTGGCATTACACGAAGTCTCGGCATGATCACGGTGCGGAAAGTAAAAG GCGAAGTTCATTCGTTCTCGGTTGTTCTGTATCACTCAAGTTTAACTTTCTTAATATCCATCGGTCTAATGTTCGTTCGTCCGTTCCCATGGCCACCAAGCGCAGCAGGGATCGGTTACATGGTGGCTGTGTGTGCGACGTCATCCGTGGCAACCTGGTCATCCAACTA TGCTGTTCAACTTATACACCCTGGGTTGGCGGCGCTTGCCCAGAACGCCGACCTTGTAGTTAGTATCACCTTGGAACATACAATCTTACAAGTGGCCCCTCAGCTGCTGGAAATATTGGGCGCTCTGCTTATTTTGTTTGGTGTGTCTGGACTCACGTTTTTAAAATGGAGGGAAAGCAAAAAGGAAGCAGAGTTAGGAGATGAAACATAG
- the LOC100185808 gene encoding uncharacterized protein LOC100185808, which yields MFWLFVVVVLLWPAETFQLKEYSTIKRGFVEMNFHSTTRKLSVKLDYKICLDSMPYYIEATANPKYITGVEKFNVTVIQINFYNAVLELERIDQDSGWGEMLFIVQWAIYHISDYITSTATVQYRVDYDTDVKISGTSSVSAVYGEGLSPLPALQNNSLFQPRLSQERQNGHRFLVFDKTSNKLITNLDLNPKNGENDLVTVFIVYRVDNLKENIKNDASNWQGLFGTHNSGWDKFIVLASDRIVVSGTVGYNIQITSNLTNANPSALHVWNVVSVQWNVDGGVDASSVWCNGKLLQRFQAELSPSDTKFAIGVITRRNSPLVRDLHGAVGEFVLFKDIVMTDYEMKKYQFYFIEKWGITADPIPV from the exons ATGTTTTGGTTGTTTGTTGTGGTTGTTCTTCTTTGGCCTGCAGAAACATTTCAGTTAAAAG AATACTCAACAATTAAACGAGGTTTTGTTGAAATGAATTTTCATTCCACAACGAGGAAGCTGAGCGTGAAGCTGGATTACAAAATATGCTTGGATTCGATGCCTTATTATATCGAGGCAACAGCAAATCCCAAATACATCACAGGTGTTGAGAAGTTTAACGTTACTGTTATTCAAATCAATTTCTATAACGCTGTGTTGGAATTGGAACGAATTGATCAGGATTCAGGATGGGGGGAAATGCTCTTCATTGTGCAGTGGGCCATCTACCATATCTCAG ATTACATAACATCAACCGCTACAGTGCAATACCGTGTGGACTACGACACAGATGTAAAAATTTCAGGAACATCAAGTGTATCAGCGGTTTATGGTGAAGGTTTATCACCGTTGCCAGCATTACAAAACAACTCACTATTTCAACCACGTCTGTCACAAGAAAGACAAAATGGTCACAGGTTTTTGGTGTTTGATAAAACTTCCAACAAACTGATCACCAACCTTGATCTGAATCCTAAAAATGGAGAAAACGACCTGGTTACCGTGTTTATAGTTTACCGGGTCGACAATTTgaaagaaaacattaaaaatgatgCAAGTAATTGGCAAGGGCTATTCGGAACACACAACAGTGGGTGGGATAAATTTATTGTATTGGCAAGTGACAGAATAGTTGTTTCAGGAACCGTCggatataatatacaaatcacTTCTAACCTGACCAACGCCAACCCAAGTGCACTTCATGTTTGGAACGTTGTCAGTGTCCAGTGGAATGTGGATGGCGGTGTCGATGCTAGCAGTGTATGGTGCAACGGAAAGTTACTTCAAAGATTTCAAGCAGAATTAAGTCCATCTGATACAAAGTTTGCAATCGGTGTTATCACACGTCGTAACTCACCGTTAGTAAGGGACTTACACGGAGCGGTTGGTGAATTTGTGCTTTTCAAAGACATTGTCATGACCGATTACGAAATGAAGAAGTATCAATTCTACTTCATAGAGAAATGGGGAATCACAGCTGATCCGATCCCAGTGTAA
- the LOC100186669 gene encoding uncharacterized protein LOC100186669, with amino-acid sequence MRHHFFPTTTTYTNTEVTTDEIISTNISGLRIPFTIIGLLFSVASLYVFLSITIHRLRAIKRQKKEEIAQRQQSVRSRRSKGTSPYMDNLSVVASMFAFMNCVSDQPLLYIKSPTNVTCKIIQSLSFVLYSAGIVCLYSFLWFRQRACYKNPTLSEMHGKFARILSSTILPLFIIMMLAGMILTGALWEFTTSDIGCIEVAQTRTPLIVLFTGAVAMQGTLLTLFVYPLKRHAGFATSNVLPSDKLLMALVKRSIITTGLCVLADALAFIIAVALPTNTPFIVTNLLYDANLVCNVVCVVGSFADWRQRLAPWLRNNANRCELIGSMSRSSRTTALTTTTVV; translated from the exons ATGAGACATC attttttccCAACTACTACAACTTACACCAACACTGAGGTTACAACCGATGAAATTATTTCAACAAACATAAGCGGACTTCGCATTCCATTCACAATTATTGGACTTCTGTTTTCCGTAGCAAGTCTCTatgtttttctttctattaCTATTCACCGCCTGAGGGCGATAAAGCGCCAGAAGAAAGAAGAAATCGCCCAGCGCCAACAATCGGTGAGATCACGGCGAAGCAAAG GTACTTCACCTTACATGGATAACCTGAGTGTCGTAGCTTCCATGTTCGCCTTCATGAACTGCGTGAGTGACCAACCTTTGCTTTATATCAAGTCTCCAACAAACGTTACTTGCAAAATTATTCAG AGTCTTTCTTTCGTGTTGTATTCGGCTGGAATAGTTTGCTTATATTCATTCTTATGGTTTCGACAACGAGCCTGCTACAAGAACCCAACATTGTCTGAAATGCATGGCAAGTTCGCTCGTATTCTAAGCTCTACCATTCTACCTCTGTTTATCATCATGATGCTAGCAG GAATGATTTTAACCGGGGCATTATGGGAGTTTACTACAAGTGACATTGGTTGTATAGAAGTCGCCCAAACTCGAACTCCGTTGATAGTTTTATTTACTGGCGCTGTTGCAATGCAAGGAACTTTACTCACGCTCTTCGTTTATCCTTTAAAACGACATGCAGGGTTTGCAACGTCTAACGTATT GCCATCCGATAAGTTACTCATGGCACTGGTGAAGCGATCTATTATAACAACAGGTCTATGTGTTCTTGCCGACGCCCTTGCATTTATAATTGCCGTTGCTTTACCGACCAACACGCCGTTCATAGTAACGAACCTTCTATACGATGCTAACTTAGTTTGCAACGTTGTGTGTGTGGTCGGTTCATTCGCTGACTGGCGACAAAGGTTAGCACCATGGCTGCGGAACAACGCTAATCGTTGCGAGCTTATTGGTTCGATGTCGAGATCGAGTCGTACAACTGCTCTAACTACAACGACTGTTGTCTAG